The nucleotide window GCGGGTTGAGCCTCCAGATAATTCAGTAAGTCTCTTTCTAACTTGATAAAAATTTAAAAGCTGGACTATAAATTTATCGATAACTTTTTTGCTATCTGGTCTAAAAATAGTTATATCTACTGATGTAATAGCTCTTGATTTTAGGTCTGGTAGTATACAAGTTCTTCCTATTGGATCAGCTAACCTACAGATTAGAATATCGCCAACAAAAATCTCCTTACACTTAAGAAGTCTAAAAGATTCATCAGAAATAAATTTCTTATTTTTATTCTTAAAATGTCCATCTCCAATATTACCTGTCTGAACCAATCTAATCCCATTATCCGTTATATATGGAGACTCGATCCAGTCTCCATCTGTAAACGAAGACGAAGTTCCGTTAGCTAAATCCTTCAATTTATATGATTTCCATGCTTGCGGGTAACTTAAACTACTTTTTATATTTCTATTCATAATTCCGATATGAACTCAGCTTTTAAAATTCAGTTCTTTCAAGATCTGTATAATTTTTTTATCTAGTTCTTGTTCCTGCACTTTTAGGTTTTGTAATTGTAAGCTTACTTTGTTAATGTCAATCTCCTCCCCTAACTCTTCCAAAAATACATATCTAGATATATTCAAGTTATAATCGTTAGACTGGATATCTTCAATCGACACTATGTTCAAATAACCTTCAATCTCCTTACATTCCTGGTAACACTCTATTACTCTACAAATGTGGTTATCTAATATTTCATTTTGGGTTTTACCTTCATGAAAATCATTACTTGAATCAATAACGATTACGTTGTTCTGTAACTTTTCCTTTTTCTTCTTGTTCAGAACCCAAATGGAAGCTGGGATGCTCGTGTTATAGAATAATGCAGGGGGCAGACCAATTATACCCTCAACGACATCGGCTTCCAATAATCGCTTTCTAATCTCTCTCTCAGCTCCGCCCCTAAACAAAGTTCCATGTGGCAAGACTACTGCCATCTTTCCATCTTGTCTCAAAACTGATAACATATGCTGTAAAAATGCCAGATCTGCATATCCTCGGGGAGGTATACCATATTGAAAGCGTCCATACTTATCTACCACTACTTTATTATAATTTAAAGCGACTTCTTTCTCCTTACCATCCTTTCCTATCTTCTTTGGCATATTCGCCTCTGCAATTGTCCACCATTTATCTTGCGAAAAAGGAGGGTTTGCAATTACCCTATCGAACAACATCAACTCTCCATTCTGCTGATGTTTCGGCTCTATAAGCGTGTCCCCCTTTTCAAGATTTGCTTCAACATAGTTATGCAATAGCATATTAAGTTTTGCAATAGCCCACGTACCTAAATTCTTTTCCTGACCAAATAAAGAAACATTAATATTCTTCCCTACCAAACCACCTGGTTGCTCTGCAATATACCGCGCTGCCTCAATCAGCATACCACCAGACCCACAAGTAGGATCATAAACTTTATTTCCGGGTTGAGGCTTAACCAATTGAACTAACAATTTCACAACACCTCGAGGTGTATAAAATTCTCCTCCTTTTTTACCGGCATCATCGGCAAACTGCTTTATCAGGTATTCGTAGGCATCCCCTAAAAGATCGGGCGTATATAGGTCTCCATTACGCAGGGAGTGCTCATTAAAATGGCGTAATAATCGCATCAGTGTCGGGTCACTGAGTTTCTCTTTGTCGCCAAATTTTGTTGCGGTAAGCACCCCATCAATCCTTAATCTGGCATTACTTTCTTCAATTGCAGCAAAAGCTTTATCTAAGGCAATGCCAACATTCTCTGTAAGGGATTTTAAATACTCCCAGCGGGCAACATCTGGCAACTTGAAAAAAGTATCCCCTTCCGCCTGTGCGCGAGATACCTTTTCTGTTTTCATTATCGTCTCCACTTCTTCCTCAAAAACGTCATTTACACGTTTAAGAAAGAGCAGTCCGAAAATATAATTTTTGAAATCTGAGCTATCAATACTTCCACGCAGAATATTTGCAGAATCCCATAACCAGGACTCGAGGGTGGAGAGGTCTAATTTTTCTGCCATATGAATTTTAACAATCTAATCGGGTAAATATAAATTCTTTTCGGATTCTTTATCGCACAAACATTCAAATAACTTGTAATCAACATACAATGTTTTATAAATAAAGATAAACTAATTGAGAATTTCCAACCTAATAGCTTCGTTTGTCGGAATAAGCAATATTACGACAAAAAATGTCGTAATTTACACCCCAAATGTCGGAATAGCCATATGACTCAAAACAGCTATACAACAAATGGTCTATTGTTAAACGCACTGGAACAGTTTCCAAATGGTGCGTCCATTGAGGAAATCATTTCGCGAAGTGGGTTAAAGCTAAACACACGTACGCTGCAAAGAAGACTGAATGATTTGCGCATTTCCGGCCTTATAACCACAACAGGCAAAACCCGTGGCCTTCGCTATCATCTAACCAATAAAATTAAATTAGAAAATAGTATCGGTTTCCCGGATATTCTATTATCCGATGCTTCTCAGAAGATTCTTACAATCGTTCAAAGCCCTGTTCAAAAACGCCGGCCAGTAGGATACAACCGCAGTTTCCTGGAAAATTATCAACCTAATATTAGTAATTATCTGTCTCTGTCAGAATTACAAAAATTAGCTGCATTAGGTAATACTGCCAGATTAAACGAACCTGCTGGCACATACGCAAAAGAAATCCTAAACAGGCTATTAATTGACCTATCCTGGAATTCCAGCCGTCTGGAAGGTAACACCTATTCTCTTCTGGATACTGAGCGACTGATTTCTTCCGGACAAGTTGCAGACAACAAGTCCGCAAAGGAAGCACAGATGATCCTGAATCATAAGGATGCTATTGAATTCATTGTGCAATTGGCAGACGAAATTGGATTTAACAGGTATACTTTACTCAACCTTCATTCGCTGTTGTCTAACAACCTTCTTCCCAATGCTGCCGCATCAGGGAGGTTGAGACATATTCCAGTAGGCATCCAAAATAGTGTTTACACCCCATTAACTGTCCCTCAGCTAATCGAAGAAATGTTCAGCCTCATGCTTGATAAGGCATCTCAAATTGAGAATCCCTTTGAACAAGCATTTTTTATCATGGTACATCTTCCTTATTTGCAGCCTTTTGATGATGTGAATAAAAGAGTATCCAGATTAGCTTCTAATATTTCTCTGAATAAACACAATCTAGCTCCTTTATCTTTCATTGATGTACCGAATGAATTGTATACAAAAGGGCTAATCGGAGTTTATGAGCTAAACAGAATTGAATTACTGAAGGACGTTTTCCTTTGGGCCTATGAACGTTCAGCAGCGCAATACTCCGTACTTAGACAATCACTAGGTGAACCTGATCCATTCCGACTTAAATACCGCGACCAAATCCGGTCGATCATCCGGAGAATAATATCCGAGGCGATGCCAAGACCCAAAGTAGAGCCATTTCTGCAAGATCAGTCCAAAGAACTACCTGAGATAGATAGAGATAAGTTAATCGAAGTAGTGGAAACAGAATTACTATCGCTGCATGAAGGTAATTTTGCCAGGTACATGGTACGCCCTTCCGAATTCAGGAAATGGCAGGACGAATGGAAACATTAAATATCTGTGATGGTAATCATGATACCATGTATTTCGGATAAAAAGAGCTGATATTTCCCAAACAAATCCCATCTGGGGTACTTTTTAGAGCGGACGCTCTTAATGATTTAAAAGGCATCGTGAAAACGGTGCCTTTTTTATTTGCGATAGAATTGTTACACCCTAGTTCACGAACCATTCCTTACATCATATGAGCATTTACCAGCTTCAAATCGTAATTATTTAGCCCGCTGCGATATTACATCACCTAATCGAGCATTTTCATGGAACAAAACGTTGCGCAATTCGGCTGGGAGTAAGGTAATCCCTACAAACACAATCTCCCCAAACAAAAATCTATGCTAAGTCTGGTTGTTATAGCAGCCGGACTTTTGTATTTTTATAAACATGAAACATCCTTTTCAGTGTATTGACTGGAATACTATTGATTCCACGACACATGCCGGTACTACTGGCGTTGCATTATGGCAAACACTTCAATTGCCCGGTTTGCGAATACGAATTGTTACCTATTCTCCCGGATACCTGGCCGATCATTGGTGTCAGAAGGGACATATTGTTCATTGCCTGGAAGGCAGCTTTATCAGCGAACTGGATAATGGGGAACAGTTTGTATTGGATCAGGGTATGACTTACGTCGTTTCTGATGATCTTAGCAATCATCGGTCCAGTACGGAATCAGGAGTTAAGCTATTGATCATTGACGGAGATTTTCTGAAATAACTTGTGGCAGCTGCAAGTTCAAAAGGCACCGACTCCTGTCGATGCCTTTCTATATTGTCAACCATTTAGGCATGAGGTCCCGGCAACGTTAAATCTTCCTTAGCGACCGCTGTAGCTCCAGAAATTTTTCCTTCGGCATCATCCCATTGATGGCAATCACACCCTCTTCATCAATGCGCACCTCTACTTTATTTTCGATGGTGTGTAAGTTATTCTCTAAATGTTTATACCTGTCTGTCTGGAAAAAAATACGCTGGTTACTGGAGCCCACCCAGGGGCGTTCGAAACTGGTTAAGGCTTTTACATAAGGTCCGTCAACAAAAATATCGCACAGCTCAATAATGCCGGCTTTATGCGGGCAGCCGCTTTCCAGTATGGCTTCTTTGGTATAACCACTGAAGAGCATCAGCGACAGTCCGGATGCCTTTACTTTTTCGAGGAATGGCAGTAGTGCAGCTGCCTGGTCCATTGGTTCACCTCCTAAAACAGTGATGCCTTCAATGTCAGGAGTTTCTGCCAGTATCTGCAATAATGATGATGGGTCTACTACTTTTCCTTTGTTTCTATCCCAGGTATGCGGTACCATACAATCCTCGCATCTTATAGAGCAACCCTGTACCCAGAGGCAGGCCCTGAGCCCTGGTCCTTCTACAGCTGTTACCGGGATAAAAGCATTTATGTATAATTCCATTTAATTAAAATTCTATTACTCTGCCTCTGCCTGTTCCCCTGTCTTTTCCTTTATCATCCTTTTTATCCTTTTTATCCTGCTCCTCTCTTCTTTCAGGTGCTCCAGTCACTTCAAAGGATGTGGCAAACATAAGGCTGGCTATCATCTCTTCTGTAAATCCCATCCTTTGTTCCATATCAAAAATATCGGCAAAATATCCGTTCCTTCTCCGCTCACTGATGATCCCCTTCGCCAGGACCTGGTTGATGCCGGGTAATCTCGTCAATTCACGCTCATCTGCGGTATTTACATTGATGTCAAGTGCTAAACTAGCGCCGGGAATTACATCAGGTAACACAGCGGATGTGTTGTAACTGACCTGGTCAATGGTAGTAACAGGATCTTCAGCTGTATCAAACATATGTCTTCCCAATGCAATACTGCCAACCAAACTGAATAGAAAGCCCAGCCCGATCAGCATATTATTGAAGCCTTCTTTAAATTTAAGTTTATAATCTACATATTCCCTGAAGAAAACGTTCAGTTGTTCTCTGATATACTCCTGTTCTTCTTTGGTTTTTCCGAAAGATACATTACGTGCTCCTCTTTCGCTTCTTTCTCCTGTTTCACTTTCGACCTTATCCCAGTAAGAATAGAATATACTCCTGCATGCAGTTTTAAAGACATGATAAACATCATTGTCGATAGCAATTTCCCCGGACCGCCCTATCTTAAAAAGCTTTTTCAGCTCCTCGTGTTGCTGCATCAATTCCTGAGTTGTCTTATCCAATACACTGAACATTGATTGTTCGAAGTTCCTATCGATCCTCGATTCATATTGCAGGTTTGCCGATTCAAGATTACGATAAAATGCAGGCTCCCAAAGCTCATTTATTAATCCTTTTTGTATATCAATATTCCTGGTGATAATGATTGAATTAATAATAATACCGGCAAGAAGCAGGAAAAAGATCCCTAAACGGCTCCTTCTTTGCACAAAGGATAAAACAACACACACGCATGTATTGATTAAAGGAATGAAGCCTATAAGTATACCCAGAATGATGCCCCCCACCCGGCTCCTAAACATATGCAACGATGGTTTAATGTTTTGAATAATAGTATATGTTAATATTCAATAACCCGTCCTCCTCCTCTTTTCGGAGCCTCAAAATCCAGGTTCTGTCTTATTCTGTCTACCTGCTCGGTGGAGAGCTCTATGCGTTTTTTCAGATCGTTTATATCTGTAAAGCTTCCTCCAGTATTTCTCTCTCCAATGATAGTCTTCGCCAATATCCTATTGATTCCACGCAACTGCATCAGCTCATCTTCCCCTGCTATATTTACCTTTACAGTAACCGATGACGGAGCCTCCTGCGGTAGCGGTGGTGGCG belongs to Chitinophaga sp. HK235 and includes:
- a CDS encoding class I SAM-dependent DNA methyltransferase, which translates into the protein MAEKLDLSTLESWLWDSANILRGSIDSSDFKNYIFGLLFLKRVNDVFEEEVETIMKTEKVSRAQAEGDTFFKLPDVARWEYLKSLTENVGIALDKAFAAIEESNARLRIDGVLTATKFGDKEKLSDPTLMRLLRHFNEHSLRNGDLYTPDLLGDAYEYLIKQFADDAGKKGGEFYTPRGVVKLLVQLVKPQPGNKVYDPTCGSGGMLIEAARYIAEQPGGLVGKNINVSLFGQEKNLGTWAIAKLNMLLHNYVEANLEKGDTLIEPKHQQNGELMLFDRVIANPPFSQDKWWTIAEANMPKKIGKDGKEKEVALNYNKVVVDKYGRFQYGIPPRGYADLAFLQHMLSVLRQDGKMAVVLPHGTLFRGGAEREIRKRLLEADVVEGIIGLPPALFYNTSIPASIWVLNKKKKEKLQNNVIVIDSSNDFHEGKTQNEILDNHICRVIECYQECKEIEGYLNIVSIEDIQSNDYNLNISRYVFLEELGEEIDINKVSLQLQNLKVQEQELDKKIIQILKELNFKS
- a CDS encoding Fic family protein, which encodes MTQNSYTTNGLLLNALEQFPNGASIEEIISRSGLKLNTRTLQRRLNDLRISGLITTTGKTRGLRYHLTNKIKLENSIGFPDILLSDASQKILTIVQSPVQKRRPVGYNRSFLENYQPNISNYLSLSELQKLAALGNTARLNEPAGTYAKEILNRLLIDLSWNSSRLEGNTYSLLDTERLISSGQVADNKSAKEAQMILNHKDAIEFIVQLADEIGFNRYTLLNLHSLLSNNLLPNAAASGRLRHIPVGIQNSVYTPLTVPQLIEEMFSLMLDKASQIENPFEQAFFIMVHLPYLQPFDDVNKRVSRLASNISLNKHNLAPLSFIDVPNELYTKGLIGVYELNRIELLKDVFLWAYERSAAQYSVLRQSLGEPDPFRLKYRDQIRSIIRRIISEAMPRPKVEPFLQDQSKELPEIDRDKLIEVVETELLSLHEGNFARYMVRPSEFRKWQDEWKH
- a CDS encoding DHCW motif cupin fold protein is translated as MKHPFQCIDWNTIDSTTHAGTTGVALWQTLQLPGLRIRIVTYSPGYLADHWCQKGHIVHCLEGSFISELDNGEQFVLDQGMTYVVSDDLSNHRSSTESGVKLLIIDGDFLK
- a CDS encoding 4Fe-4S single cluster domain-containing protein, whose product is MELYINAFIPVTAVEGPGLRACLWVQGCSIRCEDCMVPHTWDRNKGKVVDPSSLLQILAETPDIEGITVLGGEPMDQAAALLPFLEKVKASGLSLMLFSGYTKEAILESGCPHKAGIIELCDIFVDGPYVKALTSFERPWVGSSNQRIFFQTDRYKHLENNLHTIENKVEVRIDEEGVIAINGMMPKEKFLELQRSLRKI
- a CDS encoding helix-hairpin-helix domain-containing protein encodes the protein MFRSRVGGIILGILIGFIPLINTCVCVVLSFVQRRSRLGIFFLLLAGIIINSIIITRNIDIQKGLINELWEPAFYRNLESANLQYESRIDRNFEQSMFSVLDKTTQELMQQHEELKKLFKIGRSGEIAIDNDVYHVFKTACRSIFYSYWDKVESETGERSERGARNVSFGKTKEEQEYIREQLNVFFREYVDYKLKFKEGFNNMLIGLGFLFSLVGSIALGRHMFDTAEDPVTTIDQVSYNTSAVLPDVIPGASLALDINVNTADERELTRLPGINQVLAKGIISERRRNGYFADIFDMEQRMGFTEEMIASLMFATSFEVTGAPERREEQDKKDKKDDKGKDRGTGRGRVIEF